The genomic segment ATGGGAAGGACATCAGAAAATACAACCTCAAGTCCCTGAGACGGCACATAGCCGTTGTCCCACAAGAACCGTGCCTATTCGCCACCACCATCTATGAAAACATCGCCTATGGGCACGAATCTGCCACCGAGACCGAGGTAATCGAGGCAGCAACACTAGCGAACGCACACAAATTCATATCCTCACTGCCGGACGGGTACAAAACATCTGTCGGTGAAAGAGGGGTCCAGCTCTCTGGAGGTCAGAAGCAGAGAGTTGCAATTGCCCGAGCTTTCTTGCGAAAAGCGGATATAGTTCTCCTCGACGAGGCCACCAGTGCACTCGACACAGAATCCGAAAGGTGCATACAAGAATCCATGGAACGGATTTGTGCAGGAAGAACAACGATAATCGTTGCACATCGATTATCGACTATCAGGAGCGCACAAGTTATCGCTGTTCTTGATGACGGGAAAGTTGCGGAACAGGGTTCACATTCTCATCTGTTGAAAAATTATCCTGAGGGTATATATTCACGCATGATTCAGTTACAGAGATTTACGCATGGCCAAGCTGTGAGTATGGTATCGGGGTCGACTTCTTCTCGTCCTCGCGAAGATTAAGATCGAGGATAAAGGAACATAGCACTTGGAACGAGTTAAATACATGCAAGTGATTTTTGTGGCTCCTTTTGTTTTAGCTGCATTTGGATATATTTATGAACTATAGTACATAAATTGcgtattaattataatatttccCACTACATTACTTTGTTTCAAGCAAAGAGATGTGAggtttcaaaaattaattaatggttCTTGGCGCTGAAAATTAAAATAACTAGAtatttcatatatttatttatttatattaattattaaaaactaaaaatgtaattttataaatcaaaccaaaaatattatttacccATGCTTAAATCACAGAACTGCTTGGAATTATTATAACAATTAATgtcttttaaaattaaaaatttcatatGGAACGCATCTCTCTTCAGTCTTCATAGGAGATCGATTGTTTTTACTTGGTCAGATTTTGATATGTTTGGATGAAGTAGTCATTTTTAAActcttttactttttttttttaaataaagagcCCGTcagtttttaatttttaattattattattattattattattattattattattattattattattattattattattatttatgtttgcTATGTATACATGCTTGTGCTATATATTATCTTTATAAAAAACTAATAAAAACGATCATTCGTAATCATAATTAATAAAGCATAAAACTGctttaaaacatatttttcaagcacttaaaattcataacttctaattttataaaaaaaattaaaaaataaataatctacAACGTTACGATTTACGGTGTGGAAACATCGGATAAAGTTCCAGCCGCCTCTAATGAAACAACATTATTATCTATTGGCCTATGTTAACATAGCTACTGCTTTTCACATTTTATCATTTGTTTTTTAAGAAACTCTACATTACCTGCCCGTGGGGCATATTACAAAATTAAGATAGCCTCATATATTTTTACgaaatcaaattatattttaaaaaatttaaaaatggaagatgaaaattatataaattgaaaaaaataaagaaaatcgaattaaaagaaagaaaaaaaaataaactaacCACACAACCATGTAAACACTTTCGATTTGGATATATTTGGACTCGAGATATTTAAATCAAATTCGAATATATTATTTTGGGCCTTTCAAAGTTCAAACCAATTAATTTCAAATTCAGGATTATAATGATTTTGTATcaatgaaaaatttaaaatcagaTTCTTTTCTTGAACAGATATCCATCAAAATGCAACCTCGGCATCATCCGAAACAAACACACTCTAGTTTAGATTGATTGGCAAAGCCCATTCCAGAAGTAAGTTTGCCATCGAGTTCGAGCAGAGACCATCGGAGCAGGAACTGTCATTTGGTATAATCTGTGTAAAAGAAACATCACCAATCCGATCGAATCACTTAAAGACATGCAAAGTTAACTGACCAGTCAAAGTCTACACAAAATGACATGCATATACTTCTTCCTGAGGTTAATATTAATGCAATCAGCTTTTTATACCCAATCAGGAAACAATGGTGTCTCGACTTAACGGGTGAACAGAAACTAACAAGATTACATCTTTCAGTAGTTTTCCATAAAGAATTCATCATAAAGGTAAAGGAGACTAAAATCTGATGCCCGAGACAAATTTGTAAGACAAGTGACTTCAGTGCAAAACCATTCCAGTACTGTCCATCTTATATGCCCAGTTATTAGCACCTTAAATATAAGACGAGTGACGGATAGAACATTAAAAGCTCCTTTGTCTTCCGCATATTGGATGTATACCGCCACATGATCAAGTCTTACTCCTACGTAATCAAAGGCTAAAATAATTGAACTCAATTAAGACGGCAGGCTACGTAAAAATATACCACTTCTTATGTTGTTTGGTATTGAAATGTTCTTCCCTCACGTCCAAGTTAGCAAAATCAGGACAGCGAGTTGAGCTGCCAACCTTAGGATGTGCTACTAATTAGCTCACGTGGGTAGAATTGCACCCTGCAGAAACCTAAAATGTGAAAACTTCAGCCAGTTTTCCATTGTAAAAAAGGAATAAACTCACCATTTGCTAATGACAAATAAAAAACTCCACAAGACTAGTATAGATGAATGGAGAACTTTCAAGTAAAGAAAATACTCATTTAGCCATTGCTTGTGAGAATGTGGGAATGGTCCGATGATGCAAAAGATCCATGGAAACAAAACTTCAGTTGAGGCTCGTCATGAGTCATATTTAGTTAAGAGTTTTTTTATGAAATCAAGAATGTCATATTCTCCTAGGATCACATGttcataaaatttattttaggcTGGCACATACCAGTTGTAAACTGCACGATAAATTGAAATGAAAAGTAAACCCGGTTCTACCAAAATTTCTACTCCTACAAAACCATAAGTCAACATCTCCTCTCTCTACAATACGATCATCGCCTTTTCAAAAGCTTGACTTTGGGAGCTATTGTTTAGTTGGATACAAGTATTATAACTCACTGGGTTCTGGAATGAGAGGTCAAAAAAACCCATACTCGATAGAACAAAAATGAAAAGTTTCCGATACACAAACACAATACATCCAAGTACATCTCCATTGTAAGCTTcaatacgaaaataaaatccTTATTTGTAGAATCAAAAGCTTGAGTACGATAAAACAAGGTCACAAAAGTCGGATGTGGTATGATGGTGATTGTTCACTaaaaatcaagaaaacagtCTGTAGTGCAATATCTTTATAATACTTCAATCATAATAATTATCCATATAAATATCAAttgaaatataattaaaaatatttatcaaacaaAATCTTACATTAGTTGATACACACAGTAAAAAATGTCCTTTTAGAAACTAATACCAAACATACCTATTTATTCTCCAAAATCATTTCTCAAAAAAATTCCCCCAAAAACTTCAACTCAAAACATATAAAATGAAACCAAACACAGCAAATGAGTTTCAACTGATTAGGTTGTTTTCTGGATCCTATACCATGAAGGAAATGAAAGGTGTTTCCATATTATCAAGCCGATTTACCAATTCCGTGATTAGTTAGCATATTAACAAaagaatcatatatcataatttAAGAAAACTTAATAAGCACAGGGCAGTTCATGCACTTCAAGTATAGAACCAAACACAGCAAATGAGTTTCAACTGATTAGGTTGTTTTCTGGATCCTATACCATGAAGGAAATGAAAGGTGTTTCCATATTATCAAGCCGATCTACCAATTCGGTGATTAGTTAGCATATTAACAAaagaatcatatatcataatttAAGAAAACTTAACAAGCACAGGGCAGTTCATGCACTTCAAGTATAGTTCTCAATTTTTTTTGGTCTTTCAGATGTCATTATCTAATTCTTCCTATTTCTCCCTATTCCATCTGTGTTTCCATTTACTAGCATTTCTCACTATCTGCACCAATGCGATTTTATGTCATCCTTTTCTCATTTATTAAAACAAACCATCttaatattttgtgaaaatttGATTCACTTTGCCTTTGAATGAAATTCAGTTTAGGAAATTTCCTAGTAAATAATATTAAAGAGTGACCGGTCATtgaatttttttacttttttatatTGTAAAGGGGATTATGAAGACCGCAGCATATCCTTATACTCTTTTCCACCTAGTTTAACAGTCCAATGCTCATTCATGATTAACTCACCCTGCAACTACTACTAAGAACAGAAACTAATCACAGATATACATTATACTGTTGTTTCACATATTGGGAAGTAAATCAGTTTGCGTCTATCACTTTTACCGCCACTGGTAAAAAATGCTACTGTTCCATATTTATGAATGAATCAAAATAACAGGCTTTAATATTCCTAACTATAAACTGGTACTTGCCATACTCACAACTTTCTCACCATATTATTAATACGATGACGTCTATACCTATTATTTTATCAACTTCGAAATGAATAAGACCAAACAATGAGCTGTACACATGCAAGTCGCGACAACGATCATATTACGTGtcgaaaataaattttcatacCAATTATTCCACGAAGAAGTCGACACAATAGATGAGGCAATATATAAACAATGACGACATTCAGCTTGAATGGACACTAAACGTTATTTTCCATGCCATAGAATTACAGAAAAGCAAAATTATTCTGAGTTTTTGACATGCTTGAAGTTTATCAAATATTGAGGTAAACCATAGTTTTGGTAGCTGCTCAATTTTGACCATcacaataatattaattttttttatcacattATCTTAAAGGTGATTTATTGTCTTGTACATGATAATACCAACTACAAGTGATCTCGAAAAATAATCTAAGCTGCAAAAATCAAGTGAacccaataaatatttatttgccaaaaaaaatcatcaaaaaaTCTATGCAGGTAAAATGAGCAATATCCTATGGTGGGTACTAACTGGAGTTTCCTCTCTTGCTCTGTAATCAACTTAAGATAAATTCCTTAAAAGGAAAATTATCCGTATTTAATTCTTCAACTGCAAACATCGGTGAGAAAAGCCAGAATTCCAGCTAGCAAGTACTACGTTGCAGCAACTTCATTTGCATGCACACCGTGTGTCTCTCTGAACGAGGAATCTCAATTTCCATAAAATCAATCTTTTTCTGCATCTTCCACCTAAGCCATTTAACGTGTCGTTGCCTAGTTACCTCTGAGTTCCCCTGCACCTATTTAAAGCAAGAAcctaagatgcctgaagcattGTACCTACAACCTTTCATTGCATTCTGATTTAATCTCTTGATTCTCCTTTTCTTTGACTCTAGAGTCTAGATTCAATATTTCATCCTTCCACATCACAAAGCCACTCATTCACCATGAGAAACATTGGTTTTACGGGCCTAGAGATCAATGAAACCTACAATCCCACAAGAGGCCTCAATTATGCTTGGGAGCGTATAAGGGCTCAAATAATTGTGCCTCTTTTACAAATTGCACTATATATATGCATAGGGATGTCAATCATGCTTTTCTTTGAACGGGTTTACATGGCTATTGTTATCGTATGTGTCAAATGTCTGGGAAAGAAAAGATACACAGTGTACCAGCTAGATGCCATAAAAGGAGACCTGGAGAAAAACAAGAACTATCCTATGGTGTTGGTTCAAATCCCAATGTATAATGAAAAGGAGGTAAAATTCTAGAATTTCTAGTCTCATTGCTTGTGTCCATCCTGCTTTCTTCTGGCCATATAAAGTGCATCAATTGCATAGCAGGCTTTTACAAATATAATGAtacattatttaaaattgatGATACCGTTCATCAGTTAATAATCTAATGAATGACCAAATAGATTTTTATATATCAGAAGCATTCATCTTTCCTAATTTTATCATGTTGAAGCATTATATGCATATATATCGCTACATGCACATATGATCTTGAAGAAAATTGATGTTTCTTGAATAAGAAATGAAGGGTCAGGCAAACGCAGATTATTTTTCTCACAATAAAGTGAAAGTTTCTTGAATAAGGAAGGAAGAACGATGCAATTGTAGATAATTTTCTCGCAATATGGTGAAAGTTTCTTGAATAAGAAATGAAGAATGATGCAAAGTTAATTTATGGTTTAGAGCTTTCAACGTTCTATCTTGGTTATTCACTTATTCTAAAGCTCTAATATTTTATCATTAGGAAAACACACTATTTAAAAGCTGCGCAGTAAATGAAAAAGTTGACCGTTTGTTCTCTCTCATTGTCGAAGTTGTttgattgataaaaaaaaatgttggaGTTTTATTCCCAATATTGCCTTAATGGTCGGCATACATTTTctattttatcataaaaaaaatttagctcATCTACTTGTTTGCTCTTTTTGTTGCCGCAAATGTACTGTGATTCTTGAATATAATTGTTTCTAATCCACATTTTTAAATACAGGTCTTAACTCACGTAAAGGTAGAACACATTCATATATAACAATTTATTAATCTCGTACAAGAATTATAGTAGGTTAATGAATAATAGTACTCctttattaaaataattcacCAATACCCCAAAATATGTATACAAGGCATAGATCATTTCAGATTTAACACGAAAGAATTCCAGCTTACAATTTCCATATAGATGTAGTAGTTGATTAAAATTCTTATCATATATAAAACTGAAACATCCCATGTGTGTCAATGAATCTAGGTTATTGTAAATTACCACCGAAAGTGTACATAAGCTACCAACATGCATCAAAGACATAATAAAAAGTGAACACCACAAATGAAGAAAAGCTTACACCAGTACCACATAGGGTGAACTATTGATCAAGTctgaaaatatttgattttaaagCCTTCATGCTATGCAGCAAAGGATCAAATTTGAGAAATGTACCACACAGGGAGAACTAACGAAAAAggttattttttatttaggtTTATAAGCTATCAATTGGAGCTGTATCTAATCTTTCATGGCCATCAGAGCGACTCATTGTGCAGGTTCTAGATGACTCTACCAATGCGGCCTTACGGGTATTCAGTCTCAACCCCAAAAGTAGTTCACATATGATTTCTGTAGTAATCTTGTCTGCGTATTGATTTCAACGACTAAATCATGGCAGGCACTTGTGGAAATAGAGTGCCAAAAATGGATCCGCAGCGGTGTGAATATAAAGTATGAAACAAGGAACAACAGAAATGGTTACAAAGCAGGTGCCCTTCGAGAAGGTTTAAAAAAGAGTTATGTTGAAGCTTGTGAATTTGTAGTCATATTCGATGCAGATTTCCAGCCAGAAGAAGATTTTCTCTGGAGGACCATCCCCTACCTACTTGAAAACCCAGAATTGGGCTTGGTTCAGGCAAGGTGGAAATTTGGTAAGGCCAAAAGACATCATACTTGAAAGATCTCCACAACACAAATCAAAGcactcaaattttgaaaatattatctcATTTAACATATTATTGAAATGACACAATTGAGATTGGTGTGCTTAAGTTTTTACCCATGATCATAATATTTCAATCTTTAGTTAAAGTCAATCACGATGGCAATGGGCTTTTGTCACAACACGCTAATTATTTGCTTGTTTTCTTGACGCTAAAGGCAATTTAAATTTCCAGTGAACGCAGATGAATGCATAATGACTCGCCTCCAAGAGATGTCACTACAATATCATTTCAGCGTTGAGCAAGAAGTTGGATCCTCAACATGCTCGTTCTTTGGATTCAATGGTTGTCCAGCACTGATAATTcagttttaaaaattattttctacTTCAAAAGTAAACAAGCTCTACGAGTAACAGTGTTAAGACATTTGACCTGTACTGTAGGGACTGCTGGTGTTTGGCGGATGAGTGCCCTAATTGATGCTGGTGGATGGAAGGACAGAACCACGGTAGAGGACATGGACCTTGCCGTGAGGGCTAGCCTTAAGGGCTGGAAATTCCTCTTCGTGGGTGACCTGGCCGTGAGTGTTCAATTCTATTACTTAAATACTTAATATTTGCAAAGATAACACACATTTTTATTAAGTTGCACATGATCACCTTTCTTCAGGTAAAAAACGAGCTACCAAGTACATTTAAGGCATACAGATACCAACAGCATCGCTGGTCATGCGGGCCAGCTAATCTTTTCAGGAAAATGTTCATGGAAATAGTTCTTTGTGAGGTAATACAAATATAGCTGTTCCCTGTTAGTATCAGTGACAAACTAGTTGTacgattgaaaattttgaatctttCCAGTAAACGAATACATACTTTCCTTACCTGCAGCGTGTGTCAATCTGGAAGAAGTGGCACGTGATATATGCTTTTTTCTTTGTAAGGAAGATTGTTGCACATTGGGTTACGTTTTTCTTTTACTGCATCGTGATCCCAACAACAATCTTAATTCCTGAGGTCCATCTGCCAAAGCCTCTAGCGATTTATCTTCCGGCTGCCATTACCATTCTCAATGCAGTGTCCACTCTCAGGCACGTAAATTCAAACAACCAAAAATGGCAAAATCTACACACTTTAATCATCTGTCATGGAATTAATTTTTCAAAGCTTCTACTTTACTTTGTCACAGGTCTATACATCTTCTAGTACTATGGATACTGTTCGAAAATGTCATGTCTCTTCATAGAACAAAGGCAGCAATAATTGGACTTCTTGAAGCTAACCGAGTAAATGAATGGGTTGTTACTGAAAAGCTGGGGAACACGGCAAGGAAGAACAATCCAAGAGCAGTCACGAGGACTCGATCACGTATTGGTGAAAGGTAAATTAACTTTAGCAATTTCTATTCCAACAATACAAAATTCATGTCAATCTGCCAGATTATAAAGATGGGTGACTGAATTATGAAAGCTAACCATTCTTAAAGAAAATAAAGACATTTTACAAACGTTGAAGACAACCAAGCTCATGCAAGACCCAAATCAACATCTACAAATCTCCATTTACTTGCTTGGGGTAGTAAGAGATGGAACCTTTAATTGATCAGACATCCTATGCACCCCGGATGAAAGACAAATCAAATTTTAGCCAGtcatattaatttaaattcattttgTGCACA from the Primulina eburnea isolate SZY01 chromosome 3, ASM2296580v1, whole genome shotgun sequence genome contains:
- the LOC140825556 gene encoding glucomannan 4-beta-mannosyltransferase 1-like; translated protein: MRNIGFTGLEINETYNPTRGLNYAWERIRAQIIVPLLQIALYICIGMSIMLFFERVYMAIVIVCVKCLGKKRYTVYQLDAIKGDLEKNKNYPMVLVQIPMYNEKEVYKLSIGAVSNLSWPSERLIVQVLDDSTNAALRALVEIECQKWIRSGVNIKYETRNNRNGYKAGALREGLKKSYVEACEFVVIFDADFQPEEDFLWRTIPYLLENPELGLVQARWKFVNADECIMTRLQEMSLQYHFSVEQEVGSSTCSFFGFNGTAGVWRMSALIDAGGWKDRTTVEDMDLAVRASLKGWKFLFVGDLAVKNELPSTFKAYRYQQHRWSCGPANLFRKMFMEIVLCERVSIWKKWHVIYAFFFVRKIVAHWVTFFFYCIVIPTTILIPEVHLPKPLAIYLPAAITILNAVSTLRSIHLLVLWILFENVMSLHRTKAAIIGLLEANRVNEWVVTEKLGNTARKNNPRAVTRTRSRIGERIHFTELTLGMFLLHCAIYNMLYGNDHFYIYLLLQATAFFVVGVGYVGTIVPN